One window of Bacteroides sp. AN502(2024) genomic DNA carries:
- the araA gene encoding L-arabinose isomerase, with protein sequence MNAFDQYEVWFVTGAQLLYGGDAVIAVDAHSNEMVNGLNESGKLPVKVIYKGTVNSSKEVEAVFKAANNDEKCAGVITWMHTFSPAKMWIHGLQQLKKPLLHLHTQFNKEIPWDTMDMDFMNLNQSAHGDREFGHICTRMRIRRKVVVGYWKEEETLHKIAVWMRVCAGWADSQDMLIIRFGDQMNNVAVTDGDKVEAEQRMGYHVDYCPVSELMEYHKDIKNEDVDALVATYFKEYDHDASLEDKSTEAYRKVWNAAKAELALRAILKAKGAKGFTTNFDDLGDIEYNGFDQIPGLASQRLMAEGYGFGAEGDWKSAALYRTVWVMNQGLPKGCSFLEDYTLNFDGANSSILQSHMLEVCPLIAANKPRLEVHFLGIGIRKSQTARLVFTSKVGTGCTATVVDMGNRFRLIVNDVECIEPKPLPKLPVASALWIPMPNLEVGAGAWILAGGTHHSCFSYDLTAEYWEDYAEIAGIEMVHINKDTTISCFKKELRMNEVYYLLNKALC encoded by the coding sequence ATGAACGCATTTGATCAATATGAAGTATGGTTCGTAACAGGAGCACAGCTTTTGTACGGAGGCGACGCAGTGATCGCAGTAGACGCACACTCCAACGAAATGGTTAACGGATTGAACGAATCCGGTAAACTCCCTGTAAAGGTGATATACAAAGGAACAGTCAATTCTTCTAAAGAAGTGGAAGCTGTTTTCAAAGCAGCCAACAATGACGAAAAGTGTGCAGGTGTTATCACTTGGATGCATACGTTCTCACCTGCTAAAATGTGGATTCACGGTTTGCAACAGTTGAAGAAGCCTCTGTTGCACCTGCATACTCAATTCAACAAGGAAATTCCTTGGGATACAATGGACATGGACTTCATGAACCTGAACCAGTCAGCTCACGGTGACCGCGAATTCGGACATATCTGTACCCGTATGCGTATCCGGCGTAAAGTGGTGGTAGGTTACTGGAAAGAAGAAGAGACTTTGCATAAGATTGCTGTTTGGATGCGTGTTTGTGCCGGTTGGGCAGATTCACAGGATATGCTGATTATCCGTTTCGGTGACCAGATGAATAATGTTGCTGTAACCGATGGCGATAAAGTGGAAGCTGAACAACGCATGGGTTACCACGTAGATTACTGTCCGGTAAGCGAATTGATGGAATATCACAAGGACATCAAGAATGAAGATGTAGATGCATTGGTAGCTACTTACTTCAAGGAATACGATCACGATGCTTCTCTGGAAGATAAATCAACTGAAGCTTATCGGAAAGTATGGAATGCTGCTAAAGCAGAATTGGCCCTTCGTGCTATCCTGAAAGCTAAAGGTGCGAAAGGATTCACTACCAACTTCGATGATTTGGGCGACATCGAATACAATGGTTTCGATCAGATCCCGGGGCTCGCTTCACAACGTCTAATGGCGGAAGGTTACGGATTCGGTGCTGAAGGCGACTGGAAATCGGCTGCTCTTTACCGCACCGTATGGGTTATGAATCAGGGACTTCCTAAAGGCTGTTCATTCCTGGAAGATTATACGCTGAACTTCGATGGTGCAAACAGCTCCATTCTTCAGTCACACATGTTGGAAGTTTGCCCGCTTATCGCGGCCAACAAACCTCGTCTGGAAGTGCACTTCCTTGGTATAGGTATCCGCAAGAGTCAGACTGCACGTTTGGTCTTCACTTCCAAAGTAGGTACGGGCTGCACCGCTACTGTTGTAGATATGGGTAACCGTTTCCGTCTGATCGTGAATGACGTAGAATGTATCGAACCGAAACCGCTGCCTAAGTTACCGGTTGCTTCTGCTCTCTGGATTCCGATGCCAAACCTTGAAGTGGGTGCGGGTGCATGGATCCTCGCCGGTGGTACTCACCACTCTTGCTTCTCTTACGACCTGACAGCAGAATATTGGGAAGATTATGCTGAAATCGCAGGTATCGAAATGGTGCATATCAACAAGGATACTACGATCAGCTGCTTCAAGAAAGAACTCCGCATGAACGAAGTTTATTACCTGTTGAATAAAGCACTTTGCTAA
- a CDS encoding L-ribulose-5-phosphate 4-epimerase, with translation MLEDLKEKVFHANLELVKHGLVIFTWGNVSAIDRESRLVVIKPSGVSYDDMKAEDMVVVDLNGKVVEGRLKPSSDTPTHVVLYKAFPEIGGVVHTHSTYATAWAQAGCDIPNIGTTHADYFHDAIPCTADMTKAEVEGAYELETGNVIVKRFEGLNPIHTPGVLVKNHGPFSWGKDAHDAVHNAVVMEQVAKMASIAYAVNPKLTMNPLLIEKHFSRKHGPNAYYGQK, from the coding sequence ATGCTGGAAGATCTAAAAGAAAAAGTATTTCATGCCAATCTCGAATTGGTAAAGCATGGATTAGTCATCTTTACCTGGGGCAATGTTTCTGCTATCGACCGTGAAAGCAGACTGGTGGTAATCAAGCCCAGCGGTGTAAGTTATGATGACATGAAAGCCGAAGATATGGTAGTAGTGGATCTGAATGGCAAGGTCGTTGAAGGCCGACTGAAACCGTCTTCAGACACCCCTACCCACGTAGTACTTTACAAAGCATTTCCGGAAATCGGAGGAGTGGTACATACACACTCCACCTATGCTACTGCCTGGGCACAAGCCGGATGTGACATTCCGAATATCGGAACCACTCATGCTGATTACTTCCATGATGCCATTCCCTGCACAGCGGATATGACGAAAGCGGAAGTGGAAGGTGCTTACGAGCTGGAAACCGGTAACGTGATAGTGAAACGTTTTGAAGGCTTGAATCCTATACACACCCCGGGAGTGTTGGTGAAAAATCACGGTCCTTTCTCTTGGGGAAAAGACGCGCACGATGCCGTACACAATGCTGTGGTTATGGAACAGGTCGCTAAAATGGCAAGTATCGCTTATGCGGTAAATCCCAAATTAACAATGAATCCGCTGCTGATAGAGAAACATTTCAGCCGCAAGCATGGTCCGAATGCTTATTACGGACAGAAATAA
- a CDS encoding NUDIX domain-containing protein translates to MNNYYNSNPTFYIGIDCIIFGFNEGEISLLLLKRNFEPAMGEWSLMGGFVQKGESVDDAAKRVLYELTGLENVYMEQVGAFGAVDRDPGERVISVAYYALININEYDRRLVQKHNAYWVNMNELPPLIFDHPEMVKKARELMKQKASVEPIGFNLLPKLFTLSQLQSLYEAIYGETIDKRNFRKRVAEMDYIEKTDKIDKLGSKRGAALYKFNSKVYRKDPKFKI, encoded by the coding sequence ATGAACAACTATTACAACTCGAATCCTACCTTCTATATCGGTATAGACTGTATCATCTTCGGTTTTAACGAGGGGGAAATCAGCTTGCTCTTATTGAAAAGAAACTTTGAACCGGCAATGGGGGAATGGTCACTGATGGGAGGATTTGTGCAGAAAGGCGAAAGTGTGGATGATGCCGCCAAACGTGTCTTGTATGAGCTTACCGGACTGGAAAACGTTTATATGGAACAGGTAGGAGCTTTTGGTGCTGTTGACCGTGATCCGGGTGAACGAGTTATTTCCGTGGCTTACTATGCATTGATTAACATCAATGAGTATGACCGGAGACTGGTTCAGAAACACAACGCCTACTGGGTAAATATGAACGAACTTCCCCCGCTTATCTTCGACCATCCTGAAATGGTAAAAAAAGCACGGGAACTGATGAAACAGAAGGCATCCGTGGAACCTATCGGATTCAATCTGCTTCCGAAACTTTTTACGCTATCCCAACTACAAAGTTTATATGAAGCCATTTACGGTGAAACGATAGATAAACGGAACTTCCGCAAACGTGTTGCCGAAATGGATTACATCGAAAAGACTGATAAAATTGACAAACTGGGTTCCAAACGCGGTGCTGCCTTGTATAAGTTCAACAGCAAGGTCTATCGAAAAGACCCGAAATTTAAAATCTAA
- a CDS encoding sodium:solute symporter, translating into MEALDWLVIGVFFLALIGIIIWVVRQKQNDSADYFLGGRDATWLAIGASIFASNIGSEHLIGLAGAGASSGMAMAHWEIQGWMILILGWVFVPFYSRSMVYTMPEFLERRYNPQSRTILSVISLVSYVLTKVAVTVYAGGLVFQQVFGIKELWGIDFFWIAAIGLVVLTALYTIFGGMKSVLYTSVLQTPILLLGSLIILVLGFKELGGWNEMMRVCGAVTVNDYGDTMTNLIRSNDDANFPWLGALIGSAIIGFWYWCTDQFIVQRVLSGKNEQEARRGTIFGAYLKLLPVFLFLIPGMIAFALHQKYIGAGGEGFLPLLANGTANADAAFPTLVAKLLPAGVKGLVVCGILAALMSSLASLFNSSAMLFTIDFYKRFRPETPEKRLVGIGQVATVVIVILGILWIPIMRSVGDVLYTYLQDVQSVLAPGIAAAFLLGVCWKRTSAQGGMWGLISGMVIGLTRLGAKVYYSNAGEVADSTFKYLFFDMNWLFFCGWMFLFCIIVVIVVSLTTKAPAAEKIQGLVFGTATKEQKAATRASWNHWDIIHTAIILAITGAFYWYFW; encoded by the coding sequence GTGGAAGCATTGGATTGGCTGGTAATCGGAGTCTTTTTCCTGGCTCTGATTGGTATTATTATTTGGGTAGTCAGACAAAAACAAAATGACTCGGCAGATTATTTTTTAGGCGGACGCGACGCAACATGGCTTGCGATCGGTGCCTCTATTTTCGCATCGAACATTGGGTCGGAACACTTGATCGGACTGGCAGGAGCCGGTGCGTCCAGTGGTATGGCCATGGCTCACTGGGAAATTCAGGGATGGATGATTTTGATTTTGGGATGGGTATTCGTACCTTTCTATTCACGCAGCATGGTATATACAATGCCGGAATTTCTCGAACGTCGTTATAATCCTCAATCACGTACAATCTTATCAGTTATTTCATTGGTAAGTTATGTACTGACTAAAGTAGCCGTAACCGTATATGCCGGCGGCTTGGTATTTCAACAGGTATTCGGTATCAAAGAACTGTGGGGAATCGATTTCTTTTGGATCGCAGCTATCGGTCTGGTAGTGTTGACCGCACTTTATACCATCTTCGGAGGTATGAAATCTGTTCTTTATACTTCTGTTCTTCAAACTCCGATTCTATTATTAGGGTCATTAATTATCCTTGTGCTTGGTTTCAAAGAACTGGGCGGATGGAATGAAATGATGAGAGTCTGCGGTGCTGTGACTGTAAATGATTATGGTGACACCATGACTAACCTGATTCGTAGCAATGATGACGCAAACTTCCCATGGTTGGGCGCTTTGATCGGTTCAGCTATCATTGGATTCTGGTACTGGTGTACTGACCAGTTTATTGTACAGCGTGTACTTTCAGGAAAAAATGAGCAAGAAGCCCGTCGTGGTACTATCTTCGGTGCTTACCTGAAACTGTTACCTGTATTCCTTTTCCTGATTCCGGGCATGATTGCATTTGCATTACATCAGAAATATATCGGTGCCGGTGGCGAAGGCTTCCTTCCGCTACTGGCTAACGGAACAGCAAATGCCGACGCAGCTTTCCCTACATTGGTTGCCAAATTACTTCCTGCCGGTGTGAAAGGTCTGGTAGTATGTGGCATTCTTGCCGCTTTAATGAGTTCTCTTGCATCTTTGTTCAACTCATCGGCCATGTTGTTCACTATCGACTTTTACAAACGTTTCAGACCGGAGACTCCAGAAAAGAGACTGGTCGGTATCGGCCAAGTTGCAACAGTTGTAATCGTCATTTTAGGTATTCTCTGGATTCCTATCATGCGTAGTGTAGGTGATGTGCTCTACACCTATTTGCAGGATGTCCAGTCTGTTTTGGCTCCAGGTATTGCCGCTGCGTTCTTGCTGGGTGTCTGCTGGAAACGTACTTCAGCTCAAGGTGGGATGTGGGGATTGATTTCCGGTATGGTCATCGGCCTGACGCGCCTGGGTGCTAAAGTATACTATAGCAACGCTGGTGAAGTGGCAGACTCTACCTTCAAATATTTGTTCTTTGATATGAACTGGCTGTTCTTCTGCGGATGGATGTTCCTATTCTGTATCATTGTAGTAATCGTAGTCAGCCTGACAACAAAGGCCCCGGCAGCAGAAAAGATTCAGGGACTGGTGTTCGGTACAGCTACTAAAGAACAAAAGGCGGCTACCCGTGCCAGCTGGAATCACTGGGATATCATTCACACAGCAATTATCCTGGCTATTACAGGAGCTTTCTACTGGTATTTCTGGTAA
- a CDS encoding aldose epimerase family protein encodes MKKHFLLAGISVLMLASCKNKPASELTLSGLDPVKFQTEVNNAQTALYTLKNKAGMEVCITNFGGRIVSVMVPDKNGQMRDVVLGFDSIADYINIPSDFGASIGRYANRINQGRFVLDGDTIQLPQNNYGHCLHGGPKGWQYQVYKANLIDLTTLELTRISPDGDANFPGNVTAKVTYKLTDDNAIDIKYSATTDKKTIINMTNHSYFNLSGDPSKISTDHIMYVNADYYTPVDSTFMTTGEIAPVKDTPMDFTTPKAVGKDINNYDFVQLKNGNGYDHNWVLNTPGDLSQVAARLTSPESGITLEVYTNEPGIQVYTGNFLDGTVTGKKGIVYNQRASVCLETQHYPDSPNKADWPSVVLEPGQTYNSECIFKFSVER; translated from the coding sequence ATGAAAAAACATTTTCTACTTGCAGGAATTTCCGTGCTGATGCTGGCTTCGTGCAAAAACAAGCCGGCTTCCGAGCTGACTTTGTCTGGTCTTGACCCGGTAAAATTTCAAACAGAAGTGAATAATGCCCAAACAGCTCTTTACACATTAAAGAATAAGGCAGGCATGGAAGTATGTATCACTAACTTCGGAGGACGTATCGTGTCTGTCATGGTACCCGACAAAAACGGTCAGATGCGAGATGTTGTTTTAGGTTTTGACAGCATTGCCGATTATATCAATATTCCCAGTGACTTCGGTGCTTCTATCGGACGCTATGCAAACCGTATCAATCAGGGACGTTTTGTATTGGATGGCGATACGATCCAGTTGCCACAAAACAACTACGGGCACTGCTTGCACGGAGGTCCGAAAGGCTGGCAATATCAGGTTTATAAAGCCAATCTTATCGATCTGACAACACTGGAGCTAACTCGTATTTCACCGGATGGAGATGCTAATTTCCCGGGTAATGTAACAGCTAAAGTGACCTACAAACTGACTGATGACAACGCTATCGACATCAAATACAGCGCAACTACTGATAAAAAGACGATCATCAACATGACCAACCACTCTTATTTCAATCTTTCGGGTGATCCGTCTAAGATTTCAACCGACCATATCATGTATGTGAATGCAGACTACTATACTCCGGTAGACAGCACCTTTATGACTACAGGCGAAATTGCTCCGGTTAAGGACACCCCGATGGATTTTACTACTCCGAAAGCCGTAGGTAAAGATATCAATAATTATGATTTCGTTCAATTAAAGAATGGAAACGGATACGATCATAACTGGGTATTGAACACTCCGGGAGATCTTTCTCAAGTAGCCGCCAGACTTACTTCACCCGAAAGTGGCATTACTTTGGAAGTATATACCAACGAACCGGGTATACAAGTTTATACAGGTAACTTTCTCGATGGAACCGTAACCGGTAAGAAAGGTATCGTTTACAACCAGCGTGCTTCCGTATGCCTGGAAACACAGCACTATCCTGACAGCCCCAACAAGGCAGACTGGCCGTCTGTCGTTCTGGAACCGGGACAGACTTACAACAGTGAATGTATTTTCAAATTCTCTGTAGAGAGATAA
- a CDS encoding alpha-L-arabinofuranosidase C-terminal domain-containing protein — translation MRRYTELLATLALSAGMALHAQTNEIVIQTKKLGAEIQPTMYGLFFEDINYAADGGLYAELVKNRSFEFPQHLMGWNTYGKVTLQDDGPFERNPHYVRLDNPGHAHKHTGLDNEGFFGIGVKKGEEYRFSVWARLPLGSTKETLRIELVDTKSMGERQAFAAENLTIDSNEWKKYQVILKPGITHPKSVLRIFLTSKGTVDLEHVSLFPVDTWKGHENGLRKDLAQALADIHPGVFRFPGGCIVEGTDLETRYDWKKSVGPVENRPLNENRWQYTFTHRFFPDYYQSYGLGFYEYFLLSEEMGAAPLPILNCGLSCQYQNNGSKAHVAVCDLDSYIQDALDLIEFANGDVNTTWGKVRADMGHPTPFNLQFIGIGNEQWGKEYPERLEPFIKAIRKAHPEIKIVGSSGPNSEGKEFDYLWPEMKRLKVDLVDEHFYRPESWFLSQGARYDNYDRKGPKVFAGEYACHGKGKKWNHFHAALLEAAFMTGLERNADVVHMATYAPLFAHVEGWQWRPDMIWFDNNRSVKTVSYYVQQLFSENKGSHVLPLTMDNKPLMGGEGQNGLFASAVYDENPDEIVVKVANTSDTAQSLDFTFKGLGKKQRITGITVTTLSSSDLDADNTLDDPEKIMPLVDRTDINTTEGWSTEIAPSTFCVFRFSKK, via the coding sequence ATGAGAAGATACACAGAATTACTGGCTACATTAGCCTTATCTGCTGGCATGGCACTTCATGCACAAACCAATGAAATAGTGATTCAGACTAAGAAGTTGGGGGCTGAAATCCAACCTACTATGTACGGACTCTTTTTTGAAGACATCAATTATGCTGCCGATGGCGGATTATACGCGGAACTGGTAAAGAACCGCTCGTTCGAGTTCCCCCAGCATCTGATGGGATGGAATACCTATGGCAAAGTGACTTTGCAGGATGACGGCCCTTTTGAGCGCAATCCGCATTATGTGCGTCTTGATAATCCGGGGCATGCTCACAAGCATACCGGACTGGATAACGAAGGCTTTTTCGGTATTGGCGTCAAGAAAGGAGAGGAGTATCGCTTTTCTGTTTGGGCGCGTTTGCCGCTAGGAAGTACGAAAGAAACATTGAGAATCGAACTTGTCGATACTAAATCAATGGGGGAACGTCAGGCTTTTGCTGCGGAGAATCTGACGATTGACTCCAACGAATGGAAAAAGTATCAAGTCATCCTGAAGCCCGGTATTACCCATCCAAAATCCGTACTCCGCATTTTCCTTACTTCTAAAGGAACGGTTGATTTGGAGCACGTTTCTCTTTTCCCGGTTGATACCTGGAAAGGGCATGAAAATGGTCTTCGCAAAGATTTAGCACAAGCATTGGCGGATATTCATCCCGGAGTCTTCCGCTTCCCCGGTGGTTGTATCGTAGAAGGTACGGATCTCGAAACCCGTTATGACTGGAAGAAATCCGTGGGGCCGGTAGAAAACCGTCCATTGAACGAAAACCGCTGGCAATATACCTTTACCCATCGTTTCTTCCCGGATTATTATCAGAGCTATGGATTAGGATTCTACGAATACTTCCTATTGTCCGAAGAAATGGGTGCAGCGCCTCTTCCGATCCTGAATTGCGGTCTTTCCTGTCAATATCAGAATAATGGTTCGAAAGCTCACGTTGCGGTTTGTGATCTGGATAGCTATATTCAGGATGCACTCGATCTGATCGAATTTGCCAATGGTGACGTTAATACTACATGGGGGAAGGTACGTGCCGATATGGGACATCCCACTCCATTTAATCTGCAGTTTATCGGTATCGGTAACGAACAATGGGGAAAAGAATATCCCGAACGTCTTGAACCGTTTATCAAAGCCATTCGTAAGGCGCATCCGGAAATCAAAATCGTAGGTAGCTCCGGTCCGAACTCCGAAGGAAAAGAATTCGATTACTTGTGGCCTGAAATGAAGCGTTTGAAAGTAGATCTGGTAGACGAACACTTCTATCGTCCCGAAAGCTGGTTCCTCAGTCAGGGAGCACGCTATGATAATTACGACCGCAAAGGACCGAAAGTATTTGCCGGCGAATATGCTTGCCACGGAAAAGGAAAGAAATGGAACCACTTCCATGCTGCCTTGCTCGAAGCTGCATTCATGACAGGTTTGGAACGCAATGCTGATGTCGTACACATGGCTACTTATGCCCCGCTTTTCGCTCACGTAGAAGGATGGCAATGGCGTCCTGACATGATCTGGTTTGACAACAACCGCTCGGTTAAGACCGTAAGCTACTATGTACAGCAGCTTTTTAGCGAGAACAAGGGATCGCATGTACTTCCACTTACAATGGACAATAAACCCCTTATGGGAGGAGAGGGGCAGAACGGTCTTTTTGCGAGTGCTGTCTATGATGAGAATCCGGATGAGATTGTGGTAAAGGTGGCCAATACTTCTGACACGGCCCAATCACTTGATTTCACCTTCAAAGGGCTGGGCAAGAAACAACGTATCACAGGTATTACAGTCACGACACTTTCCTCTTCAGATCTTGATGCCGATAATACTCTTGACGACCCTGAGAAAATAATGCCCTTAGTTGACAGGACTGATATTAATACCACCGAAGGTTGGTCGACAGAAATTGCCCCGAGTACCTTCTGTGTATTCCGATTCTCAAAAAAATAA